In Cellulomonas sp. JZ18, the DNA window TGCCCGGACAGCAGCACGTCCGGCACGGCACGTCCGGCCCACTGCGCGGGCTTGGTGTACACGGGGTACTCGAGCAGACCGGCCGCGCCGTGCGACTCCTCGACCAGGGAGGCGGGGTTGCCCACGACGCCCGGCAGCAGGCGCGCGACCGCCTCGACGACCACGAGCGCGGCGACCTCACCGCCGTTGAGCACGTAGTCGCCGAGCGACAGCTCGGTGACGCGCACGCGCTCGCCGTAGTGCTCGGCCACGCGCGCGTCGATCCCCTCGTACCGGCCGCACGCGACGACGAGGTGCTCCTCGCGGGCGAGCCGCTCGGCGGTGCGCTGCGTGAAGACCTCGCCGGCGGGCGACGGGACGATGAGGTGCGCCCCGTCGTCGAGCACGTCGTCGAGGGCGCGACCCCACACGTCGGGCCGC includes these proteins:
- the trmD gene encoding tRNA (guanosine(37)-N1)-methyltransferase TrmD, producing the protein MRVDVVSIFPEYLAALDLSLVGKARTAGLLDLRVHDLRAWTDDRHRTVDDTPFGGGAGMVMRPDVWGRALDDVLDDGAHLIVPSPAGEVFTQRTAERLAREEHLVVACGRYEGIDARVAEHYGERVRVTELSLGDYVLNGGEVAALVVVEAVARLLPGVVGNPASLVEESHGAAGLLEYPVYTKPAQWAGRAVPDVLLSGHHARIERWRRDRALERTAARRPDLVAALDPAALDRHDRAVLAALGWDVREGRLVRVDPGGDALERVGEP